The Stenotrophomonas sp. NA06056 genome segment CGAGGATCAGGCCGGTGCGCTCAACCTGTGCACCCAGCGCCTGCCATGCCGCGTCGATATCCGCTTCGCTGCGCAGGCGGAACTGGCCCTTGCCGTCGTAACCGAGGCGGCGGGTCTTGAGGATGCACGGCAGGCCGAACTCGGCGGCCTTGGCAGCCAGCTCGTCGCGGCTGCGGATATCGGCGAAGGCCGGCAGCGGAATATCCAACTGCTGGAACAGGGTCTTCTCGCTCAAGCGGTCCTGGGCCACCGCCAGCGCGGACGGCGGCGGATAGACCGGCACGCGCTCGGCCAGCCATTGCGCGCTGTCGGCCGGCACGTTCTCGAAATCGAAGGTGACCACATCGACCTTGGCGGCGAAATCCGCCAGTGCCTGGCGATCATCGAAGGCACCGACGGTAAGCGGCGCCAGCGGGCCGCTGCAGGCGTCGGCCGCCGGATCGTACAGTTCGAAGCGCAGTCCCAGCGGCGCACCAGCCAGGACCATCATGCGGGCGAGCTGGCCGCCGCCGAGGATGCCGACGGTCAGGCTCATTGGCGCGGATCGTCGTGGGCCATCACGTCTTCGGTCTGACGTGCGCGGAAGCTGTCCAGCGCCTGGCCGATGGCCGGCTGGTCGCTGGCCAGCATCGCGGCGGCGAACAGCGCGGCATTGGACGCGCCGGCATTGCCGATGGCGAAGGTGGCGACCGGAATGCCCGCTGGCATCTGCACGATCGACAGCAGCGAATCCATGCCGTTGAGGGCCTTGGACTGCACCGGCACGCCCAGCACCGGCACCGCGGTCTTGGCCGCGATCATGCCCGGCAGATGCGCGGCACCGCCGGCGCCGGCAATGATCGCGCGCAACCCGCGCGGGCCCGCTTCTTCTGCATAGCTGAACAACACGTCCGGAGTACGGTGGGCGGAGACCACCTTCACTTCGAACGGGACACCCAGAGCTTCAAGCTTCTGGGCAGCGTGCTGCATGGTTTCCCAGTCGGAGCGGGAACCCATGACGATGCCGACAAGCGGCGCGATCGGGTTGGGGGTCATTGGCCGTCACCTGCCTTAAAGACGTATTCTAGCCATCTTCCACGCAAGACGAAGAACCATGGATCGCAAGCTGCTCGACCTGCTGGTGTCGCCCGACACCCGCCAGCCCCTGTCCCTGCTGGATGGCAAGGGCCTGGAAGCCCTCAACCGGGCGATCACCGCCGGCACCGTCAACCGTGCCGATGGCAACCCGCTGGCGCAGCCGCTGCGCGAAGCCCTGGTCACCCGCGACCGCAAGCAGGTCTTCCGCGTCGACGACGGCATTCCGGTACTGCTGGCCGAAGAAGCCATCCCGACCGCACAGATCGCCGACTTCCCGGCCGCATGAACGCGCTGCCGACGCCGGATCCAGCGGTCGTCGCGGCTGATGTCGCCCGCGCGTTGGCAGAGGACCTGGGCAGCGGTGACGTCACCGCCGCCCTGCTGCCCGACCAGCCCGACAGCGCCTATCTGCTGTGCAAGCAGGATGCGGTGATCGCGGGCCGTCCGTGGTTCGATGCCACCCACCGCGCGCTTGATCCGGATGTGCGGATCGAATGGCGAGTCACCGAGGGCGACACTGTCAGCGCCGGCACCGTGCTGGCCCTGCTGCATGGGCGCAGCCGCAGCCTGGTCAGCGCCGAGCGCACGTCGTTGAACTTCCTGCAGACACTGTCCGGTACCGCCACCACCACCGCTCGTTACGTAGCTGCGGTGGAAGGCACAGGCACGCGCATCCTCGATACCCGCAAGACCCTGCCCGGCCTGCGCCTGGCGCAGAAGTACGCGGTGCGTTGCGGCGGCGGCGACAACCACCGCTTCGGCCTGTACGACACGGTGATGCTGAAAGAGAACCACATCCGCGCAGCCGGCTCCCTGGCTGCCGCCGTGTCGGCGGCCCGCCAGCAATGGCCACAACTGCCGCTGGTGGTCGAGGTTGAGGACCTGGACCAGTTGCGGCAGGCACTGCAGGCCGGCTGCGAACGCATCCTGCTGGACGACTTCAGCCCTGAACTGCGGCGCGAAGCGGTGCGCATCACCGAAGGCCGCATCCCACTGGAAGTGTCCGGCAGCGTCGGCCTCGGCGGCCTGCGCTCGATCGCCGAAGACGGCGTGGACTGCATTTCCATCGGCGGCCTGACCAAGCACGTGCAGGCCATTGATCTGTCGCTGAAGCTGGGACCGCCGCCGGGTTGATGCCGGGCAGCCCCTGTCGGAACCGCTTCGCTCGCCGGGCATGGCCCGGCGCTACCCGGTAGAGCCGAGCCGACGCTCGGCTGCTTTCCGATACGCGGCAAGGCCCGAGCCGCGCTTCGCGCGATGAGCCGAGCATAGGCGCGGCCGTACACAATCCGGGCGCCTTCACGACTCGGCCACGCCCGCCTCTGCGACGCTGCACCCATCCCCCCACAGGAGCCGCGCATGCGCCGGATGCTCTTGCCCGCCTGCCTGCTGCTGGCCGCGATGCCGCTTTCGGCTGCTGCCGTCGAAGCCTGCGATGTACCCCCGCGCTTCGGCCTGAGCCCCTTGGCGGTTGCCATCCGCAACACGGCATGCAACGAGCACCGCCTCTGGTTCCGACCCTTCATCGACCGTGACGGTCGCGCCGCCAGCCTCAGTGTCACCGAAGCCGAAGGCGATCATCTTGCCGACAACGGTCTGATTGCCTGGCATCGGGTCACCAGCTACTGGCGCGAGAGCGGCACGCTGAATGCCTTGGGCAGCCAGCCCGGCGCCAGCAGCTGCCTGGCACCACTGGGGACGCGCTACACCGACAGCGATTGCCGTGCGTTCCTGATCGACAATCCGTGGTCAGCCGCCTTCATTTCCTGGGTGATGGTGCGTGCCGGTGTACCCGGCTTCAATACGTCCCCACGCCATATCGACTACATCCGCGCCGCCTACCAGGCGGGACCTTCGGGCGTGCCCTATCGCCTGGTGGACCCGGCCACTGCGAAACCGGCACCGGGTGACCTGCTGTGCTTCCTGCGCGACCGCAGCAGCACACTCAGCTACAGCGGATTGGTGCAGGCCCTGGGCAACGGCTCGGTCGGGCACTGGAAGTCGCATTGCGAAGTAGTGGTAGCAGCCAACCTCGGTGGCGACCAGACGCTGTACCTGGTGGGCGGCAACGTCATGAATACAGTGGCGATGCGCCTGTTGCCGCTGGATCGCACCGGCATGATCCAGCTGCCGCCGCCGCGCGAGCGCGATACCACCGGCATCGACCCGACCTGCACACCAGGGCGCGAGGACGAATGCAGCTTCAACCGCCAGGATTGGGCCGCATTGCTGCAGTTGAATGCCACTGCGCCGCGGGTTGCACCGGCCACACCGGCACTGGTACCGCAGCCGGCAACAGAGCCCGGCAGCGATCGCTGAGCACGTGCTGCTTGATCCTGTCGCCCTTCGTCGCCATCTTTGACGGATCGACACCTGACGGCTGAAGCCATGCCCACCCTGCTGTTCCTGCTGATTGCCGGCGGGATCGTCTACTTCTTCTGGAACGCAGCGCGTTCGGCCGCCGAACGTGCCATCGAACTGGGCCGCAATGCCTGCCGTGCCGCCGATGTGCAGTGGCTGGACCAGGCGGTGCATGCCACGGGTCTACGCCTGTCGCGCGGGGAAGATGGCCGGCTCGGTTTCGAGCGCACCTTCAAGTTCGAGTATTCCTACGACGGCATCGATCGCCATGTCGGACGCATGGTGCTGCGCGGCGACCAGCTGATTTCCTTCACCGGCCCGGGCGCGGCGCGGATCAGCCAGATCCGTGCGGACAACGAAGACGCCGAGGATGTGTGAGCAGAAGCATCCACGCATGGCGTGGATCTACTGGACATCACGCCGGTAGATCCACGCCATGCGTGGATGAAAAGCAGCGGAAGTTACTTGACCACGCGCAGGGTCGGACGACCTTTCGGCGGCGGACCGGCAGGCGGCGTATCGTCCGGCGGTGTCTGCTCATCGTCATGCAGCAGCTCGTCACTGGTCGGCGCCGGCTCACCACCGGGAATGTCATCGGGCAGCGCCATGCCCTGCCCGGTCTCGCGGGCATACACCGCCAGCACGGCGCTGATCGGCACCTGCACCGGGTAGCTGGTGCCGGAGAAGCGCGCCGAGAAGCTCACCGACTCGTTGTCGATCACCAGCCGCACCACCGCGCGCTCGGCGATGTTGAGCACCACCCGGCCATCCTTGACGGCCGAAGGCGGAACCTGCACGCCGGGAACGCCGGCGTCGACCAGGATGTGCGGAGTCAGCTGGTTGTCATTGATCCATTCCACCAGTGCCCGCAACAGGTACGGGCGGTGGCTGGTCATGTGGAAGAAGTCTTCGGTCATGCGTGAAGTGTAGCGCCCGACGCCCCTGCCGGGGCGGATCGTCTGCACGCCAGTCGGCGCGCAGACGGGAAAGCGGATGCCGGATCAGCCCGGCAGATCGCGCAGTTTCTTTTCCTGCTCGGTCAGGCTGCGGACGAAACCGGGGTGGCGGAAAATCCGGTTGCCGTAGTCCTCGATCGCCTTGCTGTCCTTCGGCAACGGCACATCCAGCGATTGCAGGCGCCAGATGATGGGCGCCATCGCGCAGTCGGCCAGGCTCATTTCCGGGTTGAGGAAGAATTTGCTGGCCTTGAACAACGGCAGCGAAGCGGTCAACAGTTCCTTCAAACGCTTGCGCCCGGCCTCGGCCTGGGTCTTGTTGCCGAGCTGGATCGCCTGCACCTGCGGCACCCAGTCGTGCTCGATACGCAGCATGGCCAAGCGGATACGCGCGCGCGACAGCGGATCAACCGGCATCAGCGGCGGGTGCGGATAGCGCTCGTCCAGATACTCGCTGACCACCGACGCGGCATACAACACCAGCTCGCGCTCGACCAGGGTTGGCACGGAATGGTACGGATTGAGATCGATCAGATCTTCCGGCGGGTTCTGTGGATCGACCGGAACGAAGTCGAAACTCACGCCCTTGGCCGCCAGCACCAGGCGCACACGATGGCACAGTACATCGTCGTTCGAGGAAAACAGCGTCAGTGTATTGCGCATGCGTACGCTCGCCGCCATCAAAGGCTCTCCTGCGACAGGAGACCGCCTGCCGCATCGGCGCCGCCAGCACCGTGCCGGCGGTCGACTCCTCCCCGAGTGTGCAACCGACCATCACAAAAGCCAATAGGCCCGATGCGATGGCCGACTCTGGATCAGTGCACGTCCTTCCAGTATTCCTTCTTCAACAGGTACACCAGGAAGGTCAGCAGCGCCAGGAACAGGATCACCCAGACACCGAGCTGCTGCCGCTTCAGCGCGGCCGGTTCGCCGGCGTATTCGAGGAAATTGGTGATGTCACGCACGGCCTGGTCGTACTGCCCCGCATCGACCGAGCCCGGACTGTCGATGCGCAGGCCCGTCACCGGCGGATCCATGCCCGGCGCTTCGGCCTTGCCATGCACCGCGTGCTGCAGGCCCTGCATCTCCCACAACGGATTGGGCATGGAGGCGTTGGCGAACAGCGCATTGTTCCAGCCCAGCGGGCGGCTGCTGTCCAGGTAGAACGACTTCAGGTAGGTATAGATCCAGTCGCTGCCGCGCACCCGGGAAATCAGGCTCAGGTCCGGCGGCATCTTGCCGAACCACTTCTCGGCCTGCTCCTTGGGCATTGCCACAGGCACCGGGTCGCCGATCGCCGAGCCGGTGAAGTTGAGGTTGTTCATCACCTCTTCCTCGCTCAGCCCCAGGTCCTCGCCCATCCGCGAGTAGCGCAGATACTTCAGGGCGTGGCAACCGCTGCAGTAGTTCATGTACAGCTGGGCGCCGCGCTGCAGCGACGCCCGGTCACCCAGGTCGTTGCCGGCCTGCAGGAGCTTGGTGCCGCCCTCGGCGGCCATGGCCGGGGTACTGCCCAGCATCAGGGCGGCCGCCAGGGCCAACCGGACCATCCAGCGCTCAGTCATGCGTGGTCACCCTTTCCGGTACCGGCTTGGTCTTGTCCAGCCTTGTCCATATCGGCATGGTGATGAAGAAGGCGAAGTACAGGAAGGTCAGCACCCGCCCGACATAGGTCTCGTGCGCATCGGTACCCGGGCCGGAGCCGATCACGCCGAGCCAGACGAAGCACACCGCAAACACGCCCAGCAGCACCTTCGAAAGCACGCCGCGGTAGCGGTAGGACTTGACCCGCGCGCGGTCCAGCCACGGCACCAGGAACAGAATGGCGATGGCCGAGAACATCACGATCACGCCGCCGAGCTTGTTCGGCACCACCCGCAACATCGCGTAGTACGGCGTGTAGTACCAGACCGGCTTGATGTGCTCGGGAGTGACCAGTCGGTTGGCTTCGGTGAAGTTGTCGTGTTCCAGGAACAGGCCACCGAAGGCCGGTGCGAAGAAGATGATGAAGGCCGCGATGATCAGCAGGAAGCCCGCACCGACACCATCCTTGAGGGTGTAGTACGGATGGAACGGAATGCCGTCGGTGGGCGCGTTCGGTGACCAGCGGTTGCCCTTCGGCCCCTTCTTGATCTCCACACCATCGGGGTTGTTCGATCCCACTTCATGCAGCGCGCCCAGGTGCAGCACCACCAGCAGCAGCAGTACCAGCGGCAGCGCGATCACGTGCAGTGCGAAGAACCGGTTGAGCGTGGCGTCGCTGGGCAGGTAATCGCCCATGATCCATTCGGTCAGGCCGTTGCCGATGACCGGAATGGCGCCGAACAGCGAGATGATCACCTTCGCGCCCCAGAACGACATCTGGCCCCACGGCAGCACGTAGCCCATGAAGGCCTCTGCCATCAGCACCAGGTAGATCAGCATGCCGAGGATCCACACCAGCTCGCGCGGCTTCTGGTAACTGCCGTACAGCAGGCCGCGGAACATGTGCAGGTAGACCACGATGAAGAACAGCGAGGCCCCGGTGGAGTGCATGTAGCGGATCAGCCAGCCCCACTCCACGTCCCGCATGATGTATTCGATGGAACCAAACGCCTCGGCGGCGTTGGTCTTGTAATGCATCGTCAGGAAGATGCCGGTGACGATCTGGTTGACCAGCACCAGCAGCGCCAGCGAACCGAAGTAGTACCAGATGTTGAAGTTCTTCGGCGCGTAGTACTCGCTGACATGCTTGCGGTAGATCGGCATCAATCCCGGCGCGCGGGCATTGACCCAGTCGGCCACGCCGGTGGCGGTACGGCTGAGGATGTTGGACATCAGGCAGCCCCCTGCGGATCGACACCGATGATGATGGTGTTGTCGTCCTGGTAGTGGTGCGCGGGCACCTTCAGGTTGATGGGTGCGGGCACGTCCTTGAAGACGCGGCCGGACATGTCGAAGCGCGACTTGTGGCAGGGGCAGAAATAGCCGCCCTTCCATTGTGGGTCGTAGGGCTCGGGGCGGATTTCACCCACCATTTCCGGCGAGCAGCCCAGGTGCGTGCAGAGACCGACCAGCACCGAGATATCGGGCTTGATCGAGCGCAGCTCCGGGTTCTGCTTGAGCACGTACTCCGGCTGCTGGTCCTTCTCGCCGGACTCGGGGTCCTTCAAGCGGCCATCCAGCCCATGCAGCGCATCAAGGATCGCCTTGGAGCGTTTGACGATCCAGATCGGCTGTCCGCGCCATTCCACGATCAGGCGTTGGCCTTCCTGCAGGGCGCTGATGTCGGCCACCACCGGTGCGCCGGCAAGCTTGGCGCGGGCACTGGGGTTCCAGGACTTGATGAAAGGAACTGCGGTGAATCCGACGCCGACGGCGCCAACCACGGCTGTGGTGGCAGTAAGAAAACGCCGACGTCCGGTGTTGACTGGATCGTGTACCCCATCGTTGGCCATCCGGCACTCCGATATTGATTAGGTAGCTTTAAGGCTGCCAGCGGTTCCGGTGGGGGCCAGAGCCGCATTGAATCTCGGTCGAGTGTAGCGGAACCGTCGCGCGCCACACAACGCATTGCAACAACTCTTTCAAAGGCGTGCCGACTAACAGTCGGCACCTACCCGTTCAAGGGTGTGCCGACCAACGGTCGACACCTACTGGTGGGTCAGGGCGGTGCGGTAGCGCTCGGCCAGCTGGCCGACCCTTCGCACGTAATACTGGGTCTCGCTGTAGGGTGGCACGCCTCCATGGCGATCGACCGCGCCTTCGCCTGCGTTGTAACCGGCCGCAGCCAGAGTCAGATCACCTTTGAAACGCTTCAACAACCACGCCAGATACTGCACGCCGCCACGGATGTTCTGCCCGGCGTCGTAGGAGTCGCTGACGCCGAAACGTGCGGCGGTGGGCGGCATCAGCTGCATCAGGCCCTGCGCACCGGCACGGCTGAGCGCGGTCGGGTTGTACGCCGACTCGGCATGGATGATCGCACGCACCACCGCTTCTTCCACGCCGAATTCGCGTGCGGCCGACGTGATCTCGCTCTGGAACGCCGTGGTGTTCAGGCGCACGCTGCCGAAATCGACGCGCGGATTGACCCCGCAGGCGTAGCAGCGCTCCATGAAACTGTAGCGGATGGTACGCACCGGGCCGAGATTGGCGACCTGGGTCGGACGTGCGCTGGTGTAGTGGCGCACCCCGTCCTGCATGTACGAATAGACCTGGCCGCTGACCATCTTGCCGCCGCGTGGACTGGCCGGCGTGGATGCGGCTGCGGGCGCCGGGGTCGGTGCGACAGCGGGGCTGGTGGCGCTGGCGGCAACCGCGACAGGGTTGCGCTCGGTGCTGGCCACCACTGCAGCAGGTACTGGCGTTGGTGCCGGTAATGCCGTGGCGACTGGAGCGCGCACCGCCCGGCCCGCACTGCGGGTATAGCTGATGGTGCTGCACTGGGCACCTGCCACCCGCTTGCTGACGTAGCTGGTGACCCCATCGGCGCCAAGGCACTTGTACAGGGTGCCGGCGCTGGCCGGCGCAGCGGTCAGCGCAGCGATGATGATCGCCGTTGTCCCCAGTCTCCCCTTCATGGCCGCGAGTGTCCCAGCTTCGCTGCGGCTTGCCAAGGGCGCCGGCTCAGACCGTGACGGCGGGCACGGCCAGAACCTGACTGAGCCCGGCCAGACGCTGGGACAGCTCCTCGCGCAGTTCGGTCGGCGTGGTCCACAGCGCCAGTGGCAGACGGTCCAGGCTGAGGATCTGCGCCAGCATCATGCCGCGGCTTTCCGCACCCATCCGCAACAGGCAATGGTCTGGCCCGTCGGCCTCGAGCACGCCGCACCACGGCGGAATGCGTCCGGCCAGCTCGGCTTCGCTGCCGGCCAGGCGCAGGATGGCCTGCAGCGCGAACGGCGCCTGGCTGACCGCCTGTCGCACCATCACATCCGGCGGCGCCGGGGTTCGCCGGTGCAGGCCAGGCTCGGGCAGATGCCGCACCGCCCCCATCCGGTCCACGCGCAACGTGCGCCAGTCCTGCCGCCCCAGGTCCCAGGCCAGCAGATACCAGCGCCGCCCGTAGTTCACCAGATGCTGGGCCTCGACTTCCCGTTGCGTCACCGCGTCCTGTGCGCTGCGGTATTCGAAAGCCAGCCGTGCGGCCTGCCGGCAGTGCTGGGCCAGCCGTCCGAGCAGTCGCGCATCGGTGGATGGCAGGTCGGACAAGGTCGCGGTGGCGGCATGCACTTCACCGGCCTGCTGGCGGCGACGCGCCGGCACCAGCGGATCGAGCTTGGACAGCAGGCCCCGCGCGGTGTCGTCGATGCCGGAGACCGTGGCCGAGGCCGCACGCAGGGCGATCGCCAGTGTGGTGGCCTCTTCCTCGTCCAGCAGCATCGGCAGCACCGGCGCGCCCGCACCCAGCCGGTAGCCCCCGCCTACCCCGGCCGAGGCCTGCACCGGATATCCCAGCTCGCGCAGACGTTCGACATCGCGGCGGATGCTGCGCCGGTCCACGCCCATGCGCTCGGCCAGTTCAGCGCCAGACCAGTGACGGCGGGCCTGCAGCAGCGAGATCAGGCGAAGCAGGCGATGGGCGGTATGGCGCATGACGGATCGCGGACAGAAGTCGTCCGCAATTGTGCCTCAGCATGGGCCCCACTTCACCACCACCTGCAAGGAGCAATGCCATGACGTCACGCCAGATCACCCTGTACCACGCCGCCCGTTCACGCTCGAGCGGCGCAGTCGCCCTGCTTGAAGCACTGGGCGCCGACTACCGCATGCAGGTGCTGGACCTGAAGGCCGGCGCCAACCTGGCGCCGGCCTACCTGGCGATCAATCCGATGGGCAAGGTGCCGGCCATCGTGCACAACGGCGCCCTGGTGACCGAGCAGGTGGCGATCTACCTGTATCTGGCCGACCTGTACCCGGAAGCCGGGCTGGCGCCGCCGATCGGTGACGCCCTGCGCGGCCCCTACCTGCGCTGGATGGCCTTCTATGGCGCCTGCTTCGAACCGGCAATGATCGACAAGGCCATGCACCGCGACCCGCCGCCGCATGCGATGTCGCCCTACAACGACGCCGACACGGTGCTGCAGGTGATCGAAGCGCAGCTGGCGCAGGGGCCGTACCTGCTGGGTGAGGTGATGAGCGCGGCCGACGTGCTGTGGGGCAATGCGTTGGCATGGACCAGTGCGTTCGGCCTGGTGCAGCCAGCCCCGGCGACGGCTGCCTACATTGAACGGATGAGCGCGATGACCGCTTTCGACCGTTCGCGTCAGATCGATGCGGAGCTGGTCGCGGCGTAAGGGCTCCCGCCGGGCACGGCCCAGCGTTACCAAACGGGGCGGGATGCGGGTAGCGCGGGGCCATGCCCCGCGAGCGCGCAGCGCAGCGCCAGTGGCGTTGCGCAGGGCGAGCGCGGCGGGATGCGGGTAGAATCGCCCCCTTTCCCGCCACCCGAATGGATTAAGCGCCATGACCGGGACGCCAGACGTCTTTCCGCCCGCCGCCCAGGGCGGCACCCCGCTCGTTGCCCTGCCCTCTGGTCCGCGCAAGCCCGACCAGGTGAAGGGCAAGCTGTACATCAAGACCCACGGTTGCCAGATGAACGAGTACGACTCGGCCAAGATGGCCGACGTGCTCGCCGCCAGCGATGGCCTGGAACTGACCGATCGCCCGGAGGACGCCGACGTCATCCTGGTCAACACCTGCTCGATCCGCGAAAAGGCGCAGGAGAAGGTGTTCAGCCAGCTGGGCATCTGGAAGAGCCTGAAGAACCAGGGCCGCGAGGTCATCATCGGCGTGGGCGGTTGCGTGGCGTCACAGGAAGGCGAGGCGATCATCAAGCGTGCGCCGTTCGTCGACCTGGTGTTCGGCCCGCAGACGCTGCATCGCCTGCCAGAGCTGATCCGCGCCCGGCGCGAACAGCAGCGCCCGCAGGTGGACATCAGCTTCCCGGAGATCGAGAAATTCGATCGCATGCCCGAGCCGCGTGCCGATGGCGCGTCCGCGTTCGTGTCGATCATGGAAGGCTGTTCCAAGTACTGCTCGTTCTGCGTGGTGCCCTACACCCGCGGCACCGAAGTCAGCCGCCCGTTCGAGGACGTGGTGGTGGAAGTGGCGCAGCTCGCGACGCAAGGCGTGCGCGAAATCAACCTGCTCGGCCAGAACGTCAACGCCTACCGCGGCCCCTATGGCGATGGCGAATTCGCCGATCTCGGCCTGCTGATCCGCACCATCGCAGAGATCGATGGTGTTGGCCGCATCCGCTTCACCACCTCGCACCCGCTGGAGTTCAGCGATTCGTTGATCGATGCGTTCCGCGACGTGCCGCAGCTGGCCAACTTCCTGCACCTGCCGGTGCAGGCGGGCAGCGACCGCGTGCTGTCGGCGATGAAGCGCGGCTACACCGCACTGGAATTCAAGTCGAAGATCCGCAAGCTGCGCGCGGTGCGCCCGGACATCTCGATCAGCTCCGACTTCATCGTCGGTTTCCCCGGCGAGACCGATGCGGATTTCGAGAAGACCATGAAGCTGATCGAGGACATTGGCTTCGACCACAGCTTCTCCTTCATCTATTCGCGTCGACCGGGCACCCCGGCGGCGGACCTGGAAGACACGATCAGCGATGCGGAAAAACATGCACGCCTGTCGCGCCTGCAGGAACGCATCAACGCACATGCCGCAAGCATCTCCGAGAAGATGGTCGGCAGCGTGCAGACCGTGCTGGTGGAAGGCCCCTCACGCAAGAACCCGAACGAACTGACCGGCAAGACCGAGAACATGCGTTCGGTGAACTTCCCGGCGCATCCGCGCCTGATCGGCCAGTTCGTGGACGTGGTGATCACTGAGGCACTGACCAATTCGCTGCGCGGCCGCGTGGTAGCGGAGTAAGGTGTGCCGACCAACGGTCGGCACCCACCGCAATTGATGCCGGGCAGCGGCCGGCACCTACCGTGTGGATGCCGACCGTTGGTCGGCATTCCTCAATCCAGGCGTTTGCGGAAACGCAGGATCGCCAGGGTCATCATCGCCACGATGAATACCAGCAGTGCCAGTGCGTCCGGCCACAGCTCCCACAGCGACGCACCACGCAGCATGATGCCGCGCACCAGGCGCAGGAAATGAGTCAGCGGCAGTACTTCTGCCAGCCACTGCACCGGCCTGGGCATGCCGGCGAACGGGAACATGAAGCCCGACAGCAGGATCGAAGGCAGGAACAGGAACAGGGTCATCTGCATGGCCTGGAACTGCGAACGCGCACGCGTCGAAATCAACAGGCCCAGCGCCAGGTTGGCCAGTACCAGCAACACGGCCGCCAGATACACATCGACCAGGCTGCCGCGGATCGGCACTTCGAACAACCAGGTTCCCAGCAGCAGTACCAGGGTGGTCTGCAGCAGACCGATCGCCGCGTAGGGCAGCACCTTGCCGACCATCAGTTCGCTGCGTGATACCGGCGTGGCGATCAACAGCTCCATGTTGCCGCGTTCGCGTTCGCGCACCACTGCCACGGCAGTGAACATCACCAGGGTCATGGTCAGGATCACCCCGATCAGGCCGGGTACGATGTTCACCGCTGAGCGCCGCTGGGGGTTGTAGAAGCTGATGACACTCACCGGCCCGCTGGCGATGCTGCCTTCGCGCAACGGCCGCGTGTTGCTGGTCGGGCCCGTGTCCAGCGGCACCTGCGCCAGCTGGATCGCCGCGCTCTGCACCACCGTGTCGCTGCCGTCGACCAGCACCTGCACGGCTTCGCGGCCTTCGTAGCGGCGTCGTTCGAAGTCGGCGGGAATCACGATGCCCACGCTGACCCTGCCCCGTCGCAGCGCCTCCATCAGTTGATCGGGCGTATAGGCCTGCGCGCGCGGCGTGATCACGCCGGTGGCGACCATGTCCTGCACCAGCGCGCGCGACGCCGCACTGCTGGCCTGATCGGCGATACCGGCATCCAGATGCCGGAGGTTGAGGTTGATCGCATAGCCGAACAACAGCAACTGCATCACCGGAATGCCGACGATCATCGCCAGGGTGATGCGGTCACGGCGTAGTTGCCGCAACTCTTTGAGCATGATCGCCCACAGCCGTCGCACGCTCATGCGGCCGGCTCCCGACCACGGCCACGGGTGGCGGCAACGAACACGTCTTCCAGGTTGGGCGCCACCGGTTCGATCCTCGCCTGCGGATCGGCAGCGGCGAGTGTTTGGGCCAGCACGCTGGCATCGGCTGCGCCCTCGCTGCACAGCACGCGCAGCTCGGTGCCGATCTGGGCCACGCTGAGCACGCCCGGCAACGCC includes the following:
- the petA gene encoding ubiquinol-cytochrome c reductase iron-sulfur subunit, encoding MANDGVHDPVNTGRRRFLTATTAVVGAVGVGFTAVPFIKSWNPSARAKLAGAPVVADISALQEGQRLIVEWRGQPIWIVKRSKAILDALHGLDGRLKDPESGEKDQQPEYVLKQNPELRSIKPDISVLVGLCTHLGCSPEMVGEIRPEPYDPQWKGGYFCPCHKSRFDMSGRVFKDVPAPINLKVPAHHYQDDNTIIIGVDPQGAA
- a CDS encoding WYL domain-containing protein, with product MRHTAHRLLRLISLLQARRHWSGAELAERMGVDRRSIRRDVERLRELGYPVQASAGVGGGYRLGAGAPVLPMLLDEEEATTLAIALRAASATVSGIDDTARGLLSKLDPLVPARRRQQAGEVHAATATLSDLPSTDARLLGRLAQHCRQAARLAFEYRSAQDAVTQREVEAQHLVNYGRRWYLLAWDLGRQDWRTLRVDRMGAVRHLPEPGLHRRTPAPPDVMVRQAVSQAPFALQAILRLAGSEAELAGRIPPWCGVLEADGPDHCLLRMGAESRGMMLAQILSLDRLPLALWTTPTELREELSQRLAGLSQVLAVPAVTV
- the miaB gene encoding tRNA (N6-isopentenyl adenosine(37)-C2)-methylthiotransferase MiaB, with translation MTGTPDVFPPAAQGGTPLVALPSGPRKPDQVKGKLYIKTHGCQMNEYDSAKMADVLAASDGLELTDRPEDADVILVNTCSIREKAQEKVFSQLGIWKSLKNQGREVIIGVGGCVASQEGEAIIKRAPFVDLVFGPQTLHRLPELIRARREQQRPQVDISFPEIEKFDRMPEPRADGASAFVSIMEGCSKYCSFCVVPYTRGTEVSRPFEDVVVEVAQLATQGVREINLLGQNVNAYRGPYGDGEFADLGLLIRTIAEIDGVGRIRFTTSHPLEFSDSLIDAFRDVPQLANFLHLPVQAGSDRVLSAMKRGYTALEFKSKIRKLRAVRPDISISSDFIVGFPGETDADFEKTMKLIEDIGFDHSFSFIYSRRPGTPAADLEDTISDAEKHARLSRLQERINAHAASISEKMVGSVQTVLVEGPSRKNPNELTGKTENMRSVNFPAHPRLIGQFVDVVITEALTNSLRGRVVAE
- a CDS encoding cytochrome bc complex cytochrome b subunit, with amino-acid sequence MSNILSRTATGVADWVNARAPGLMPIYRKHVSEYYAPKNFNIWYYFGSLALLVLVNQIVTGIFLTMHYKTNAAEAFGSIEYIMRDVEWGWLIRYMHSTGASLFFIVVYLHMFRGLLYGSYQKPRELVWILGMLIYLVLMAEAFMGYVLPWGQMSFWGAKVIISLFGAIPVIGNGLTEWIMGDYLPSDATLNRFFALHVIALPLVLLLLVVLHLGALHEVGSNNPDGVEIKKGPKGNRWSPNAPTDGIPFHPYYTLKDGVGAGFLLIIAAFIIFFAPAFGGLFLEHDNFTEANRLVTPEHIKPVWYYTPYYAMLRVVPNKLGGVIVMFSAIAILFLVPWLDRARVKSYRYRGVLSKVLLGVFAVCFVWLGVIGSGPGTDAHETYVGRVLTFLYFAFFITMPIWTRLDKTKPVPERVTTHD
- a CDS encoding glutathione S-transferase, which encodes MTSRQITLYHAARSRSSGAVALLEALGADYRMQVLDLKAGANLAPAYLAINPMGKVPAIVHNGALVTEQVAIYLYLADLYPEAGLAPPIGDALRGPYLRWMAFYGACFEPAMIDKAMHRDPPPHAMSPYNDADTVLQVIEAQLAQGPYLLGEVMSAADVLWGNALAWTSAFGLVQPAPATAAYIERMSAMTAFDRSRQIDAELVAA
- a CDS encoding lytic transglycosylase domain-containing protein, whose translation is MKGRLGTTAIIIAALTAAPASAGTLYKCLGADGVTSYVSKRVAGAQCSTISYTRSAGRAVRAPVATALPAPTPVPAAVVASTERNPVAVAASATSPAVAPTPAPAAASTPASPRGGKMVSGQVYSYMQDGVRHYTSARPTQVANLGPVRTIRYSFMERCYACGVNPRVDFGSVRLNTTAFQSEITSAAREFGVEEAVVRAIIHAESAYNPTALSRAGAQGLMQLMPPTAARFGVSDSYDAGQNIRGGVQYLAWLLKRFKGDLTLAAAGYNAGEGAVDRHGGVPPYSETQYYVRRVGQLAERYRTALTHQ